The following is a genomic window from Caproiciproducens sp. CPB-2.
ACCGGTGATCTGAAGATTTTCGGTCTTCAGGTAAATCTGGCTTTCCGGATTGATGAGCGGTGCGTGAATCAATGCCGTCTCGCGGATCACTCCCTTTAAAACATAGGCGGCGTGATAAACCTGATCTAACGTCAACAAGCTGATACCCCCAACGATTATTATTTCATCATGGCCATTGCGCCGGTGCGCAGGATTTTCAGGACATTGTACGGATTGTACAGTTCAATAAAAGAGTTGATGGTGTTCGCGTCGCCGGTCAGCTCCATGATCATGGAATCCGGCTGTACATTTAAAATACCGGCGTGGAACACATTCGCGATTTCCACCAGCTTTTCGCTGTTCTGCAGGTTCCGCTCCACCTTCAAAAGCAGATGCTCGCGCACGACGGCCTCTTCCCGGTTGAGCACGGTCACTTCCTTGATGTCGACCAGCTTGCTCACCTGTTTATCCACCTGGCGGACAATGCGGTCGTCGCCCGAAACGACGATCAGGATACGGGAGTATTCCGTGTTTTCCGTCTGGGCCGCGACAATGCTCAAAATGTTGTAGCAGCGGCGGCTGAACAGCCCGGCGATGCGCAGAAGAACGCCCGGATTATTTCTGGCGAGTACGGACAAAACATATTCTTTATCGTTATCATGATTCATTATAATCTGTCGCTCCTCACATTTCAAGAATCGGATTTTCCACCGAGCCGCCCGCCGGTACCATGGGCAGCACATTGACGTCCGGATTGATATGGCAGTTGATCAGGACCGGTTCCCGCAGGGCAAGCGCCTGCTTCAGCACTGGTTCGATTTCGCTTCTGCGGCTGATGGTAAACGCCTTCACGCCGAACGCCTGCGCCAGCATTTCATAATTGGTGGTCCTGTCCAGCGTCGTCTGCGAAAAGCGGCCGCCATAGAAAAGCTTCTGCCACTGACGCACCATACCGAGCACCTGATTGTTGAAGACCAGCTCGATCACCGGGATATTGTACTGCGCCGCGGTGGAAAGCTCGTTGCAGTTCATATGGAAGCTTCCGTCGCCCGCGATGTTGATGACGCGTTTGCCGGGGTTTGCGACCTGCGCGCCGATCGCCGCGCCGAGGCCGAAGCCCATGGTCCCCAGCCCGCCGGAGCTGACAAAGTGCCGGGGGGTGCGGAACCGGTAGAACTGCGCCGTCCACATCTGGTGCTGGCCGACCTCGGTAACAAGGATCGCTTCGGAATCCGTAAGGCGGTCAAGGGTTTCCAGGACCTCCTGCGGCAGGACCTCTTCCTCCGACGTGCTTTCCTGCACCAGCGGATACAGCGCTTTCCACTCCGCGATCTCCTCCATCCACAGCTTGTGCTGACGCTGTGAAAGCATCCCGTTCAGGTGCGCCAGAATTTCTCTGGCGTCGCCCTTCATCTTCAGGTCCACATCGATATTCTTATTGAATTCCGCCGTATCGATCTCAATCTGGATAATCGGGCAGTGCCGCGCAAACAGGTTCGCGTTGCACAGCACGCGGTCGGAAAAGCGTGTTCCCACGGCAATCAGCAGGTCGCAGTTTTTAATGGCGAGGGCCGCCGTGTTCGTTCCGTGCATGCCCAGCATTCCGATATAGCGCGGGCCGGTCTGGTCGTAGCCGCCCTGACACATCAGCGAAGAGGAAACGGGCGCGTCGAGAAGTTCCGCGAATTTTTTCAGCTCGCCGTAGGCCTCCGCGGCAATGACCCCGCCGCCCGTATAGATAAACGGCCTTTCGCTCGTCCGGAGCATCTCCAAAGCCTGCTCGAAGCGCTCCGCCCAGGGGAAGTCTCCCCTCGGCGCCGGGAGCGGCGGCTGCGGCGTATATTCGTATTTCTGCGCCGTTACGTCCTTTGGAATATCCACAAGCACCGGCCCTTTCCGGCCCGTACCGGCAATCAAAAACGCCTTGCGGATCGTATCGGCTAAGTCCTCGATATTTTTCACCAGATAATTATGTTTGGTGACCGGCATGGTGATGCCGGTGATATCCACTTCCTGAAAGCTGTCCAGCCCCAGAAGGTCACAGCTTACGTTGCCGGTAATCGCGACCATCGGGACCGAATCCATATAGGCGGTGGCGATCCCGGTGACAAGGTTGGTCGCGCCCGGGCCGGATGTTGCGATACAGACCCCCGTTTTTCCGGTCGACCGCGCGTAACCGTCCGCCGCGTGGGCCGCGCCCTGCTCGTGGGCGGTGCGGATGTGGTTGATCTTATTCCTGTACTCGTAAAGCGCGTCGTAAATATTCAGCACCGCCCCGCCCGGATAGCCGAAAACCGTATCCACGCCCTGCTCCAGCAGACATTCCATAATGATCTGCGCCCCTGTTAACTGCATTCGTATTCCTCCTTAAAGACACATCTTCCTCAGATAAAATAAAAAAGCCTTCGCCCCTGCATAGAGGCGAAGGCTTACCTTCGCGGTACCACTCTAAATTCGCCGGAAAACCGGCATCTCAGCATGCATCAAACAATGCACTCCCCTGTAACGGTGGGAAACCGGGCGTACTTACTTAGCGACTGTTCAGCTGCCTGCTCCGGGGTGATATCCTGCATTCACCGCGCCGTCTTTCACCTGCCGACGGCTCTCTGTGAGCGGAAAGGATGCATTCTGTCCCCATCTGCGCATTTGTGTTATTAGTTTATAGCATATTATATTCCGCCCTGCTTGTCAAGTATTTTATCAAAATCACTTGACCGCACCGGCCGAACGCACGGCGGAATCTCTCTGGCTCGGCACAATAACCGGATCGACCTGTTGATTGGTATCATAAGGCATGACGCCGGGACTTACGGGCTGATTGGTAAAGTACGGCATAACGGACGGTTCCAGGCTTCCCGCGGAAGCTGCGCCGCTTTTCGTCACGCCCGGCACCGCGGCCGCAGAAGCCGGCCCGCAAATCGTCAGCATCACCGCCCACAGCATCAGAACACCCACTGCCTTTCTCATACGCTCATCCCTTCCAAAAGACCGGTTTTTTTACCCGGTGTCCGTGTTCCCTTAATATTATGAAACGCGAATTATCTTTATTTTTCCGCCCCGAATTGATTCTTAATCCAAATTTTACGCCACTTTGAAAAAAAGTCAAGAGGAAGCGGGGACCCGGCTTTCCCATCTTAATTCTTATGAATAAATAAAAAGGGAAAGGTGCATAATAAGGCAAAGGAGTGAAAAAGATGTTAGATAAAATCGCATTGCTCTTGGTTATCATCGGCGGTCTGAACTGGGGGTCCATCGGTATTTTCCAGTTCGACTTTGTTTCATGGATCGGCGGCGGTCAGTCCGGAATGTTCAGCCGGATCATCTATGTACTGGTTGCAATCGCCGCGATCTGGTGTATTTCACTGCTGTTCAGAGACGACGAGGCCGTCCGTGAAACCACATAATGGAGGCCCTCCCGAAAAAATGGGAGGGCTTATTTTTTGCTATCTGTTGTTGTCCGGAATAATGTCGTCAGGTGTGGCTTCGACAGAATCTTTTCCTTTTCCGGCCGATGATCCGCTGATTTTCCATTCGTCAGACGATGTTTTATCGTCCTTTTTGGGATAAGCGCTGTTGACATCCTGGCCGAGGCAGTTCATATCGGTGAGGCCACATTTTTTCTCATCATTCTCGGTATCGCCGTTCATATTCGTAATACTGTATTTCTTACTCATGAGTTTCTCCTCTTTTCCATAGCATTGGGGACATTTTTACTATTCCCAAAGCGGATGGCGTTATACCGCCCTTTCAGAAAAGCCGTTCACGCAGAGCCGAAAAAATGTGCCGGAAAACAACAAGCACACCGTTTCATGTCATACGAAACGATGTGCCTGCTGCTATGGTGTGTGTCGAAACATGGAATAAGTAAAGGAGTAATCAAAAATTAATTTCAGAGCTTTTTCTCTGAAGCGGCATCCTGTACGGACTCGGCGATCTCCTCCAGGCTCTGGTTGGCGCTGGAGCCGACCGCGGCTACTACCGCACCCTCTACCAGGGGGCAGTCGAGCATCCGTATTTTTCGTTCGGGCATATTTTCAATCACCATCTCCGCCGTCATGACCGCGCTGCCCATATCCATCAGGATCACTACGCCGTCATCGGTATACACGGAGTCTATGGCTGTACTGATTTTTTCAAAGCTGGTGCCAAAGGTACCGTCGTCAAGGCCCCCGGCCGGAACAACCGGCGCGTCGGCCGCCATCATCTTTGCCAGTTCGGCAACGCCTTCGGCAAGCTTTTGACTGTGGGATACAATAATAATTCCTACCATATTGAACCTTTCCTGACAACTTTATAACATTCTGTCGATTACTTTCAGCATTAAGCAGGCGGAGGTTGCTCCCGGGTCCTGATGCCCAAGGCTTCTTTCCCCAAGGTAGCTGGCCCTTCCCTTTGTTGCAATAATGGTTTTGGTATATTCAACGCCCTTTTCAGCGGCTTCCACCCCCTGGGCGAGCGCAGCCTTAAAGTCGTTATTTTCCGCATAGCTTTTTTTAATGGCATTCAGCGCGGGAATCAGGGCGTCCAGCATCGTCTTTTCGCCTTCGTGCGCCTTTCCCCTCATTTCGATTCCGCCGATGGCGGCTTCCAGCGCGGCAATAAAGTCGCTGCCGTCTATTTCGGTTTTCGCGCCGACCGCGACGCCGGCCCTCATAAACGCGGTTCCGTAAAGCGGGCCCGAAGCGCCCCCCACAGTGGAAACCAGCGACATGCCGACCGTTTTCAGAATAGACCCGATATCCTTTCCGGAGAGATCGGCCAGTTTCTTTTCTACCTCTTTGAATCCTCTGGCCATATTGATTCCATGGTCACCGTCACCAATGACATTGTCCAGTTCCGTTAAAAAATCTTTTTCCATCTGAATTTGCTCGCCGATCTGTTTCAGTATTTCTATTACTTTACTGCTGTCCGTCATAATGATTTCCCTTTCTCAAAAGATATATCCATATCATTCAATAATAAATGATAGATATGCAACCAGATGAAAATTATGCGGCGGAACGGTGCGCCCCGCCGCACACAGCAAACCTTTATTGTTTAAACGCAGGGGTATCGGCCTTTGCATCGAGAAGCTCCTTGAGCTCTTCGTCAAGACGGAGCAGGGAAATGGAGAAGCCCGCCATTTCAATGGAGGTCATGTAATTGCCGACGAACGTCTTATAAATTTTGATTCCTTTTTCCGTCAGGTAATCATGGACCTTATTGTTGGCAATGAAGAGCTCCATCAGGGGCGTCGCGCCGGAACCGTTGATCATGACCGCAACTTCTTTGCCGCTGTAATCAATGTCCGCTACGATCTTATCCAGAAGCATGGTGACGATTTCATCCGCGCTCCTGATTTTCTCCCTGTGGGTACCCGGCTCGCCGTGGATGCCGATTCCGATTTCCATTTCGTCCTCGCCGAGCTCGAAACCGGGCTTGCCGGCCGCGGGAACGGTACAGGGCGTAAGGGCCATGCCCATTGTCCTGACATTGTCCACGACCTTCTGAGCCACGCGGTGGACCTCGTCCAGGTCCGCCCCGGTTTCGGCCTTCGCGCCCGCAATCTTATGGACAAACACGGTTCCGGCAACGCCGCGGCGCCCGGTCGTGTAAAGGCTGTCCTTGACCGCCACGTCGTCGTTGGTCACCACGTATTTTACGCTGACTCCGTCCGCTTCGGCCATTTCCGCCGCCATCTCGAAGTTCATGACGTCGCCCGTGTAGTTTTTCACTACCATCAGCACGCCCTTATCCGTAGCGATGGCTTTGATGCCCTCATAAATCTGATCAGGAGTGGGAGAAGTGAACACCGCCCCCGCTACGGCGCAGTCAAGCATTCCCTCGCCGACATAACCGCCGTGCGCAGGCTCATGGCCGCTGCCGCCGCCGCTGATAAGCGCCACCTTGCCTTCTTTTTTGTGAGCCCTGACGACCACGTTGCCGCAGTCCAGTTTCCTGACGTGATTAGGATACGCTTTTACCATGCCGACAATCATTTCCTGTTCCACATTGTCCACGCTGTTAATTAACTTCTTCACAAAAAACGCCTCCTGTCATTTATTTTAATAGATCATTACGGCAGCGCTCCGATCTTATTCCAGCTCTTTCGTCGCTATAATATCGACCGGCGTACCGCATACATTTTTAATAAGGACTTCCCCGATATGGATCGGACGCATGACCGTGTGGCGGGAAATCTCTTTCAGGCAATCAAAAATTTTACTCTTTTCGATCGGCCGGGAGGTTTTGACGGAAAGCGGCTGAGTGGTTCCGTACACCTTCATCAGGGCGGTCACCATTCTGGTCGGAAGCGTCAGCTCCTCCTGTGCATATTTTTTACCGATATTGCAGGTATAGCCCTCGATGGATAAAATCCGATCGCCGTCCACCTCCGCGGTAATCCGGCAGCCCATCGGGCAGCCGATGCAGGTAATTTCTTTTATCATGACTGCTGCGCCTCCACTCTTACAGTGATTTTGTCAGCATTGGCATTTTTCCGCAGATATTCCGGAGTGAATTTCAGCGTCACCATTTCGCCGGGGGTCAAGATCCGGCTCTTTTTCTCGGCTGCCTGAACGTCTCCGACATCGATACAAACCTTTGCATCCTTGTAAACGCCCCTCGGACGGAACATAATGGTGATCGGCTCATCCAGCTTTTTTGAGATATGCTGGGGAACCGCGCCGGATACGCCGAAGCCGTTGACCACTTCCAGCGTCTCTTCGTCCTCCGCCAGCTGGCCCTGTACATATTTGTAGGCATTGACGCCGGCTTTGGCGGATTCCTCGGATACGAAGTCGACCAGATCATGCACATGCAGCACGTTTCCGCAGGAGAAAATCCCATCCACGGAGGTCTGGAGATTTTCGTTTACCTCCGCGCCGTTTGTCGCCGGGGAAATCTTTACGCCGGCCATGGTGGACAGCTCGTTTTCAGGAATCAGGCCGACGGAGAGCAGCAGAGTATCGCACTCGTAATACTCTTCCGTCCCGGGAATGGGCTTAAGCGTTTTGGGATCGACCTTTGCAACCGTTACGCCTTCTAAGCGTTCCCTTCCGGCAATATCGACCACCGTATGGCTGAGCAGAAGCGGAATACCGTAATCGTCAAGACACTGCACGATATTTCTTTTCAATCCGGCGGAGAAAGGCATCAGCTCCACGCACGCCAGAACCTTTGCGCCCAGGAAAGTCATTCTGCGCGCCATAATCAGCCCGATATCTCCGGAACCGAGAATGAGGACGCGCCTGCCGGGCATCAGGCCCTTCAGATTCGTAAATTTCTGTGCGGTGCCCGCCGTGTAGATGCCGGAGCATCTCCAGCCCGGTGTGGCGAGGGATCCTCTGGGGCGCTCGCGGCAGCCCATGGCAAGGATGATGGATTTCGCTTTGAAATGCTCCAGGCCCGCGCCCCTGCTGACCGCGGTCACCACCTTGTCCGGGGTGATGTTGATGACCATAGTGTCGCACTGGGAGGGGATGCCGTACTCCAGCACCTTGTCGATATATCTCTGCGCGTATTCGGGGCCGGTGAGCTCTTCCTTAAAGGTGTGGAGCCCGAAGCCGTTGTGGATACACTGCTTCAGAATACCGCCGAGGTTTTCTTCTCTTTCGAGAATCAGAATGTTCCTCGCACCCGCTTCATAGGCGGAAACCGCGGCCGCCAGGCCGGCAGGTCCGCCGCCGATGATCAAAATGTCTACATTACGCATCTTCATGATCCCCTTTCTCAAAAAGGTAACTGTCCAGATATTTGGAGTTTCCTCCGAACTTTGTCACTTCCAGCGGGGATATATGAAGCTCTTCACACAATATTTCCAGGGTTCTCGGGGTACAGAAGCCCGCCTGGCACCGTCCCATTCCGGCTCTTGTCCTTCTCTTGATGCCGTCGACCGATCTCGCCCCGACCGGCCTGCGGATTGCTTCCCTGATTTCGGCTTCCGTCACGGTTTCACATCTGCAGACGACCTTTGCGTAATCCGGGTTGATGGAAATTGCCATTGCCCTTTCTTCGTCCGTCATCTCCCTGAACTTCGGTATCCCTTTTCTGATCGGGTTGAAATCATCCTTTTTCTTCGCTCCGAGCTTGTCGGTGATCCTGTCCGCCAGATACACGGCAATCGCCGGGGACGAGGTCAGTCCCGGGGATTCCACGCCCGCCGCGTTGAAGAACATCGGCGCGTCCGGCGCTTCGCCGAGGACAAATTCATTTCTGTCGCAGTGCGCGCGCAGTCCGGAGAACGTGGTGATGTAGTTTCTGGCGGGAATATGCTCCCAGGTAAGGCTGGCGAATTTCAGGACCTTGGCAAGCCCTTCGGGTGTGGTTCTGGTGTCCGTCTTATCATCGATATCCTCTGCGGTCGGCCCGATCAGGATGGTCCCGTCCACGGTGGGGGTCACCAGGATTCCCTTGCCCATTTTGGTCGGCAGCTGGAAAATCGACGCGTGGAAGGCATCGCAGAATTTCTTATCGACGATGTAATACTCGCCTCTGCGGGGAACAATGGTGATTTTATCCTCGGAAACCATATTGTTGATTACGTCGGAATAAAGTCCGGCACAGTTCACGACCGCTTTTGCTGTAAAGGTACCAGCCTTGCTTATAACTTTCCATCCGTCTTTTTCTTTTTCAATCGCAGTAACTTCTGCTTCACGGTAGAAATTAACACCGTTCATCGCAGCGTTTTCGGCAAAGGCTTCGGTCAGTTCATAGGGGCAGACGATTCCGCCGTTGGTGACCAGGAGCGCTTCGTACGCCGTGCTGCCAATGTTCGGTTCTCTTTTTCTAAGTTCATCTTGTCCGATAATGCTGAGTCCGGGGACTCCGTTTTCTATCCCCTGCCTTTTTAAAGCTTCCAGGCTTTCATGGTCTTCCGGGCTGAAGGAAACAACCAGGGAGGTATTCCATTTGTGCGGAACATCCAGCTCTTCGCAGATCTGGTCGTACATTTTGTTGCCGAGCACGTTGAACTTCGCTTTTTGGGTACCGGGATGCGCATCATAGCCGCCGTGAATAATCGCGGTATTTGCCTTACTTTGGCCGTTGCTGATATCATCGGTTTTTTCCAGCAAGGCAATGTTCAGGCTGTATCTTGACAATTCTCTGGCCACCGCGCAGCCCACGACACCTCCGCCGATGATGATTACATCTACCATTTTGTGAACACCACTCTTTAATTTATTTGGAATTTTTTAAAATAATGCAGGGGCAAATTTTATTCGCCCCTGCAAATATTTTATCAATTCATCGCTATGTACTTACAAGGCATATTAATTCTTTAATATAACCTAAGACAACCATGAATTACCACGGGATCGACGCATATAAGAACGCGCCGAGCAAACCGCCGATGATGGGCCCGAAAATCGGAACGACAAGGCCGTAGCTCCAGTTGGAATCGCCTTTGCCCTTAATGGGGAGGATGGCGTGGGCGATACGGGGTCCGAGGTCACGGGCGGGGTTAATCGCGTAACCGGTCAGCCCGCCGAAGGACATACCGATGGAGACGATGATTCCGAATACAAACAGGTTGGAAACGCCGACCGTGCCGGCGCCGGTCACATTGCCGATGCCAAGGATGGCAAACACGAGTACGAAGGTTGCAACGGCTTCGCAGAAAATATTGCGGGGAATATTGCGGACAGCAGGACCGGTTGAGAAAACGCCGAGTTTCGGTCCGGCCTCTTCCGTCGCGTCGAACTGATCCTTAAACATCAGATAAACGATAATACCGCCTACACAGCCGCCGGCTACCTGAGCAATGATATAACCGGGGACCATGGCCCAGCTGAATTTGCCGATCGCGGCAAGCGCTATGGTCAAAGCGGGGTTGAAGCTTGCGCCGGAAGCCGCGCCGAAAATGCACGCCGGAATCAGAACCGCAAGGCCCCAGGCCAAAGTGATCTGAATGGAGCCCGCACCCTTCATCCCGGATTTATTCAGTGTAACGTTGGCGACAACGCCGTCGCCCAGCATGATCAGCATCATTGTTCCCAAAAATTCCGCAAGATATGGTAACATTAACAATACACCTCAATCTTTTTTTAATACCGGCCCCTTTCGATAGGAGGTTTCCCCTGCCGAGGGGCCGGCCTGAATTTTAATCGTTTACTCTCTAACCGTAATGCAAAACGGAAGAATCAGTCTTCCTTGGCCCAGCCGAAGGAGCACTTAACAGCCTTGCTCCAGCCTTTGATGATCTCCGCACGATGAGCGGCATCCATGGAAGGCTCAAAAATCTTGGAAATCTGCCAGTTTTTAATAACGTCTTCCTTGCTTGCCCAGTAGCCAACCGCAAGGCCGGCCAGATAAGCGGCGCCCATTGCCGTTGTTTCAATGCACACCGGTCTGTGTACGGGTGCGTTGATCACATCGGCCTGGAACTGCATCAGGAAGTTGTTTGCGCACGCGCCGCCGTCTACCTTCAGGGCGTTCAGCGTAATGCCGGAATCTTCCTGCATCGCTTTCAGCACGTCATAAGTCTGATAGGCAAGGGACTCGAGCGTAGCTCTGACAAAATGATACTTATTGACGCCTCTGGTGATACCGACGACGGTGCCTCTCGCGTACTGATCCCAGTGCGGAGCGCCAAGGCCCGTAAACGCGGGAACGACGTAGCAGCCGTTTGTATCGCTGACCTTTGTCGCCAGATACTCGGAATCGGGCGATGTGTCAACCAGACGCATCTCGTCGCGCAGCCACTGAATTGCGGCGCCGGCTACGAAGATGGAACCTTCGAGCGCATAATTGACTTTTCCGTCAAGGCCCCATGCAATGGTGGTGACCAGGCCGTTCTTTGAATAAACCGGTTTTTCGCCCGTGTTCATCAGCATGAAGCAGCCTGTGCCGTATGTATTCTTCGCTTCGCCCGGAGTGTAGCAGGTCTGGCCGAACAAGGCTGCCTGCTGGTCGCCCGCGGCGCCGGCAATCGGAATCGCCCCGCCGAAGAAGGACGGATCGGATTCGCCGTATACACAGCTGGACGGTTTCGCAGTCGGGAGCATGCTCTCGGGGATATTGAGCTCTGCAAGAATCTCTTTGTCCCATTTGAGTTCCGTAATGTTGAACAGCATTGTTCTGGAAGCGTTGGAATAATCGGTGACATGAACCTTGCCCTTTGTCAGGTTCCAGATCAGCCATGTTTCAATGGTGCCGAACAGTAAATCGCCGGCTTCTGCTCTTTGCCTTACGCCCGGAACATTGTCAAGGATCCATTTTACTTTTGTGCCCGAGAAGTAAGCATCGATCATTAAACCTGTCTTTTTCCTGTAGATTTCTGTTAAGCCCTTCGCCTTTAAGGAGTCGCAGTACTGCGATGTACGTCTGCACTGCCAAACGATGGCGTGGTAAACAGGTTCGCCTGTTTTTTTATCCCACACAACGGTTGTTTCACGCTGATTGGTAATACCGATTGCCGCTATATCCGCCGCAACCGCGCCAATCTTCAGCATTGCTTCCTGAGCAACACCGATCTGGGTGGACCAAATTTCCATCGCATCATGCTCAACCCAGCCCGGCTTCGGAAAATACTGCGTGAACTCTTTCTGTGCCACGCTGCACATTTCACCCTTCTCATTGAAAAGAATACAGCGGGAACTCGTTGTGCCGGCATCCAGCGCCATGACATACTTGGCCATAAAAAAACCTCCCCTAAAATGTTTTTCCGATACAATAAATTGTATCTTTGTTTGCCCTAAGGCACCTTCCCATAACTTTGGTTTTCCGGCTTGCGCCGTATTACCATCTATGTTCATATCATAGCACTGAAAAGGAATTTTGTATTTAGACAATTCACGTTTTTTGTTTAGATTTGATAAATATCATATGATTCAATTATTTTTTTTGGTTATTCTTGTATATGGTGCTACTTGAATTATTTAATTTTTCTATAATAGATTCATGCTATTTAGCAAAAATGGATACATCATATTTCCGTATAATAAAAAATCCCCGTACGGAATGTACGGGGATCAAAATCATATCGCAATTTTTTTTTGTTTTTCCGTGCCGTGGTAAATCATCCGGAGCAGAGCTTTGATTTTTTTGATGACAAAATCCTCATCCTCCTGCATTCCCCGGCTGACCCACTGGATGCCGTAATTTACAAACGCGGTGGTAAAAAAATCGACCAGAAAATCCGCATCTTCCTTGCTTATGTATTTGCAGTTTTCAAGATCAATTCCCAGCTTTTCCACCCAGGAGTGCACAACGGGCTGTAAAAAACCTTCCATATATTCTTTTTTGATGGAGCGGATGGTATTTCTGCAGAACGCGCGGTTGGCTTTGCAGTATCTCATAGCCTGCACGACCGCCTCCTCCCACTGCACGTCCTGTTCTTCCCCCATCTGGCCGAAGATATCGTTCCGGTAAATCCAGCTCAACAGCTCGTACATATCTTTGAAATGGTA
Proteins encoded in this region:
- the ilvN gene encoding acetolactate synthase small subunit; the encoded protein is MNHDNDKEYVLSVLARNNPGVLLRIAGLFSRRCYNILSIVAAQTENTEYSRILIVVSGDDRIVRQVDKQVSKLVDIKEVTVLNREEAVVREHLLLKVERNLQNSEKLVEIANVFHAGILNVQPDSMIMELTGDANTINSFIELYNPYNVLKILRTGAMAMMK
- the ilvB gene encoding biosynthetic-type acetolactate synthase large subunit, giving the protein MQLTGAQIIMECLLEQGVDTVFGYPGGAVLNIYDALYEYRNKINHIRTAHEQGAAHAADGYARSTGKTGVCIATSGPGATNLVTGIATAYMDSVPMVAITGNVSCDLLGLDSFQEVDITGITMPVTKHNYLVKNIEDLADTIRKAFLIAGTGRKGPVLVDIPKDVTAQKYEYTPQPPLPAPRGDFPWAERFEQALEMLRTSERPFIYTGGGVIAAEAYGELKKFAELLDAPVSSSLMCQGGYDQTGPRYIGMLGMHGTNTAALAIKNCDLLIAVGTRFSDRVLCNANLFARHCPIIQIEIDTAEFNKNIDVDLKMKGDAREILAHLNGMLSQRQHKLWMEEIAEWKALYPLVQESTSEEEVLPQEVLETLDRLTDSEAILVTEVGQHQMWTAQFYRFRTPRHFVSSGGLGTMGFGLGAAIGAQVANPGKRVINIAGDGSFHMNCNELSTAAQYNIPVIELVFNNQVLGMVRQWQKLFYGGRFSQTTLDRTTNYEMLAQAFGVKAFTISRRSEIEPVLKQALALREPVLINCHINPDVNVLPMVPAGGSVENPILEM
- a CDS encoding DUF378 domain-containing protein, whose protein sequence is MLDKIALLLVIIGGLNWGSIGIFQFDFVSWIGGGQSGMFSRIIYVLVAIAAIWCISLLFRDDEAVRETT
- the dhaM gene encoding dihydroxyacetone kinase phosphoryl donor subunit DhaM, whose protein sequence is MVGIIIVSHSQKLAEGVAELAKMMAADAPVVPAGGLDDGTFGTSFEKISTAIDSVYTDDGVVILMDMGSAVMTAEMVIENMPERKIRMLDCPLVEGAVVAAVGSSANQSLEEIAESVQDAASEKKL
- the dhaL gene encoding dihydroxyacetone kinase subunit DhaL translates to MTDSSKVIEILKQIGEQIQMEKDFLTELDNVIGDGDHGINMARGFKEVEKKLADLSGKDIGSILKTVGMSLVSTVGGASGPLYGTAFMRAGVAVGAKTEIDGSDFIAALEAAIGGIEMRGKAHEGEKTMLDALIPALNAIKKSYAENNDFKAALAQGVEAAEKGVEYTKTIIATKGRASYLGERSLGHQDPGATSACLMLKVIDRML
- the dhaK gene encoding dihydroxyacetone kinase subunit DhaK, encoding MKKLINSVDNVEQEMIVGMVKAYPNHVRKLDCGNVVVRAHKKEGKVALISGGGSGHEPAHGGYVGEGMLDCAVAGAVFTSPTPDQIYEGIKAIATDKGVLMVVKNYTGDVMNFEMAAEMAEADGVSVKYVVTNDDVAVKDSLYTTGRRGVAGTVFVHKIAGAKAETGADLDEVHRVAQKVVDNVRTMGMALTPCTVPAAGKPGFELGEDEMEIGIGIHGEPGTHREKIRSADEIVTMLLDKIVADIDYSGKEVAVMINGSGATPLMELFIANNKVHDYLTEKGIKIYKTFVGNYMTSIEMAGFSISLLRLDEELKELLDAKADTPAFKQ
- a CDS encoding DUF1667 domain-containing protein; this translates as MIKEITCIGCPMGCRITAEVDGDRILSIEGYTCNIGKKYAQEELTLPTRMVTALMKVYGTTQPLSVKTSRPIEKSKIFDCLKEISRHTVMRPIHIGEVLIKNVCGTPVDIIATKELE
- a CDS encoding NAD(P)/FAD-dependent oxidoreductase, which codes for MRNVDILIIGGGPAGLAAAVSAYEAGARNILILEREENLGGILKQCIHNGFGLHTFKEELTGPEYAQRYIDKVLEYGIPSQCDTMVINITPDKVVTAVSRGAGLEHFKAKSIILAMGCRERPRGSLATPGWRCSGIYTAGTAQKFTNLKGLMPGRRVLILGSGDIGLIMARRMTFLGAKVLACVELMPFSAGLKRNIVQCLDDYGIPLLLSHTVVDIAGRERLEGVTVAKVDPKTLKPIPGTEEYYECDTLLLSVGLIPENELSTMAGVKISPATNGAEVNENLQTSVDGIFSCGNVLHVHDLVDFVSEESAKAGVNAYKYVQGQLAEDEETLEVVNGFGVSGAVPQHISKKLDEPITIMFRPRGVYKDAKVCIDVGDVQAAEKKSRILTPGEMVTLKFTPEYLRKNANADKITVRVEAQQS
- a CDS encoding NAD(P)/FAD-dependent oxidoreductase; translation: MVDVIIIGGGVVGCAVARELSRYSLNIALLEKTDDISNGQSKANTAIIHGGYDAHPGTQKAKFNVLGNKMYDQICEELDVPHKWNTSLVVSFSPEDHESLEALKRQGIENGVPGLSIIGQDELRKREPNIGSTAYEALLVTNGGIVCPYELTEAFAENAAMNGVNFYREAEVTAIEKEKDGWKVISKAGTFTAKAVVNCAGLYSDVINNMVSEDKITIVPRRGEYYIVDKKFCDAFHASIFQLPTKMGKGILVTPTVDGTILIGPTAEDIDDKTDTRTTPEGLAKVLKFASLTWEHIPARNYITTFSGLRAHCDRNEFVLGEAPDAPMFFNAAGVESPGLTSSPAIAVYLADRITDKLGAKKKDDFNPIRKGIPKFREMTDEERAMAISINPDYAKVVCRCETVTEAEIREAIRRPVGARSVDGIKRRTRAGMGRCQAGFCTPRTLEILCEELHISPLEVTKFGGNSKYLDSYLFEKGDHEDA
- a CDS encoding MIP/aquaporin family protein is translated as MLPYLAEFLGTMMLIMLGDGVVANVTLNKSGMKGAGSIQITLAWGLAVLIPACIFGAASGASFNPALTIALAAIGKFSWAMVPGYIIAQVAGGCVGGIIVYLMFKDQFDATEEAGPKLGVFSTGPAVRNIPRNIFCEAVATFVLVFAILGIGNVTGAGTVGVSNLFVFGIIVSIGMSFGGLTGYAINPARDLGPRIAHAILPIKGKGDSNWSYGLVVPIFGPIIGGLLGAFLYASIPW